One part of the Anopheles merus strain MAF chromosome 3L, AmerM5.1, whole genome shotgun sequence genome encodes these proteins:
- the LOC121599460 gene encoding cytadherence high molecular weight protein 3-like, with translation MKVFVVLVLAITVVKGVVPDKSSEDHGGSYEQKYSQQQTHDDKYPQQQPFDQKHLQEPLYDQKYSQQHSYEENYAQQQSYDQKHPQEPLYDQKYSQQQSYEENYHQQQSYEAYNYGQQHSDGNYVDYGEHDEHQIKKVPVPYHVEVPKHVPVEVKVPYPVEVEKKVPIVVEKQVPVYVEKKVPVQVDRPYPVEVKVPVHVPVYQKEYVEVPKPYTVHVDKPYPVYVKQPIYIEKPVPFTVLIKKEQKKPFWWLF, from the exons ATGAAG GTTTTCGTCGTACTTGTCCTAGCAATCACCGTGGTGAAAGGTGTAGTGCCCGATAAATCGAGCGAAGATCATGGAGGATCGTATGAGCAGAAATATTCCCAGCAGCAAACGCATGACGACAAGTATCCTCAGCAACAACCGTTCGACCAGAAGCATCTCCAAGAGCCATTGTATGACCAGAAGTATTCGCAGCAGCATTCGTATGAGGAAAATTATGCTCAGCAGCAGTCGTACGATCAGAAGCATCCCCAAGAGCCATTGTATGACCAGAAGTATTCGCAGCAGCAATCGTATGAGGAAAATTATCACCAACAGCAGTCGTATGAAGCTTACAACTACGGACAGCAGCATAGCGACGGAAACTACGTAGACTATGGAGAGCATGACGAACATCAGATCAAAAAGGTACCTGTTCCTTATCATGTTGAAGTGCCAAAACATGTTCCCGTGGAGGTGAAGGTCCCTTACCCGGTTGAGGTTGAGAAGAAGGTTCCGATCGTCGTTGAGAAGCAGGTTCCAGTATACGTGGAGAAGAAGGTCCCTGTTCAGGTGGATCGGCCATATCCCGTGGAAGTGAAGGTCCCAGTCCATGTCCCGGTGTACCAGAAGGAGTATGTCGAGGTCCCGAAGCCGTACACCGTGCATGTAGATAAGCCTTACCCGGTATATGTGAAGCAGCCCATCTACATTGAGAAGCCGGTACCATTCACTGTTCTCATCaagaaagaacaaaagaaaCCATTCTGGTGGCTTTTTTAG